atatgtgaagagggcgcacaatggaagcaagattcaagaggaaagccggtccaattgagaaggcatgacctcaagcccgtggctagaggatggttagagttcatacaacgctcaatcattcccactagcaaccggtccgaagttaccatagactgggctatcatgatccatagcatcatggttggagaagaaatagaggttcatgaggttatagcccaagaactctataaggtggcggacaagacctccaccttggcaaggttagcctttcctcatctcatttgtcacctctgttattcagttggagttgacatagagggagacatccccattgatgaggacaaacccatcaccaagaaaagaatggagtacacaagagaccccactcatcatgagatccctgagattcctcaagggatgaattttcctccacaagactattgggagcaattaaacacctccctaggagagttgagttccaacatgggacaactaagggtggagcatcaagaacactccatcatccttcatgaaattagagaagatcaaagaatcatgagggaggagcaacaaagacaaggaagagacattgaggagctcaagcactccataggatcttcaagagcaagaaagagccgccatcactaaggtggacccgttctttgatttccttgttatttgttcttctgtttttcgaatttttagtgattatgtttatccatgtttgtgtcttgtgatcattagtgtctatgccttaaagttatgaatgtcctatgaatccatcacctttcttgaataaaaatgtgcttaattgaaaaaggaagaattgcatgaattttgaattttataacagtttaattattattgatgtggtggcaatatttttgttctctgaatgtatgcttaaacagcgcatatgtatcttgaatttgtggttcatgaatgttggctcttgaaagaatgatgaaaaaggagacatgttactgaggatctgaaaaatcattaaaatgattcttgaagcaagaaaaagcatttctattcaaaaaaaaaaagagagaaaaagaaaaatagaaaaaatagagaaataagagttgtgatccaaggcaaataagagtgtgcttaagaaccctggacacctctaattggggactttagcaaagctaagtcacaatctgaaaaggttcacccaattatgtgtctgtggcatgtatgtatccggtggtaatactggaagacagagtgctttgggccacagccaagactcaataagtagctttgttcaagaatcatcatactttactaggagaatcattaacactatctggattctaagttcctaaagaagccaatcattctgaatttcaaaggatagagtgagatgccaaaactattcagaggcaaaaagtagaagccccgctcatctaattaatactgatcttcagagatgtttttggaattcattgcatattctcttctttttatcttgtttgattttcagttgcttggggacaagcaacaatttaagtttggtgttgtgatgagcggataatttgtatactttttggcattgtttttagtatgtttttagcttgatctagttagtttttagtatatttttattagtttgtagttaaaattcacttttctggactttactatgagtttgtgtgtttttctgtgatttcaggtattttctggctgaaattgagggtcctgagcaaaaatctgattcagagaccaaaaaggactgcagatgctgttggattctgacctctctgcactcgaagcggattttctggagctacagaagcccaattggcgcgctctcaacggcattggaaagtatacatcctgggctttccagcaatatatgatagtctatactttgcccgagatttgatggcccaaaccggcgttcaaagtcacctcaagaaatcccagcgttaaacgctggaactggcacccaaatgggagttaaacgcccaaactggtactaaagctggcgtttaactccaagaagagtctctgcacgaaaattacttcattgctcagcccaagcacacaccaagtgggcccggaagtggatttttatgtcatttactcacctttgtacaccttaggctactagttttctatatatagaaccttttactattgtattttcatctttggattatttttcgatcctttgatcatctttggacatctagttcttagatcagatcttggttcttctggttccctctctggggccgaaaccaatgatcactcttgttcttatgtattttcaacggtggagtttctacacaccatagattaaggtgtggagctctgctgtacctcgagtattaatgcaattactattgttcttccattcaattccgcttgttcttgttctaagatatcacctgttcttcaacttgatgaaggtgatcattgacactcatcatcattatcactcatgaacaaagtgactgacaaccactcttgttctacaagcatttgaggctaagtgaatatctcttggatccctgattgcacgatgcatgattgatcacctgacaaccgagtgctcgtctgacaaacgagccaaccattccgtgagatcagagtcttcgtggtataggcgagaactgatggcggcattcaagagaatccggaaggtctaaccttgtctgtggtattctgagtaggattcaatgactgaatgactatgacgtgcttcaaactcctgagggcggggcgttagtgacagatgcaaaagaatcactggattctattccggcctgattgagaaccgacagatgaattctgctatgctgtgacagagcatatgcaaatcgctttcactgagaggatgggaggtagccactgacaacggtgaaacccttgcttaagcttgccatggaaaggaggaagaaggattggatgaagacagtaggaaagcagagagacggaagggaaggcatcttcatgcgcttgtctgaagttcctaccaatgaattacataagtatctctatctttacctttgtgttattttcgttcatcaccatatacatttgagtttgcctgactaagatttacaagatgaccatagcttgcttcaatactaacaatctccgtgggatcgacccttactcgcgtaaggtttattacttggacgatccagtgcacttgctggttagttgtgcgaagttgtgtaatgccatggtattgagctaccacgtttttggagccattactggggattatgagagttgtgaaaaagtattgttcacaattttgcGCACCACTGATGCAACCTGAAGGctatcaattctcttggccatttgctcaaattgttgctgaatctgctgctgcatcacttTGTGTTGAGCCAAAATTATATCCACTCCTTCCAATTCTAACACTCCCTTCCTCtatgatggttggcgttgcctttggtgcgcaaagaaatattggttgttggccaccatatcaatgaggttttgagcttcttctgcagttttcatcaattgcaatgatcctccagctgagtgatcaagtgcctcttgagccttcagagtaagtccttcatagaagttctgcagcttgtcccactcagtgaacatctctggtggatatttcctcagcagagccttatatctttcccatgcctcatatagaTTTTCaacatccatttgagtgaatgtctgcacctcagtcttcaatcttatgatcctttgagggggataaaatttggcaagaaacttgctcaccaaatcatcccaagtgttgatgctctcctttggaaatgtttctagccattgagtggctttgtctctgagagagaatgggaacaacaGCAGCTTGTATATATCAGGGTGCACTCCGTTGCTTTTaactgtgtcacagatcctcaagaaagtggatagatATTGGTTCGGGTCCTccaatggccctcctccaaaagagcagttgttttggaccaatgtgatgagttgtggcttcagttcaaaattgtttgcattgacattaggggtaagaatgctactcccacaatgtcttgcaTTTTCAAATGTATAggaggccaatactctcctctgttgtgggttattgttggcccctccttCTGGCTGATTGAGATTAGAtagatctccttccatctcttggaattcctcctcagattcttcctctccaacaatgttcttccctctttcagctcttcttaatcttcgaagagttctttggttaGTTTCAAAGAAAATAGGAGAagctctccctgtacctgacatacaaatacacaacaagaaacacacagaaccagaaaaccagtgaaacttcaatctattgctagaatgaagttttagttagcttaagcaaaaattcaaacagttaataTGTTAGttgagaacaaaagaaaaaaatgcttaatctagatctccacttcacttaatcattgtcaatctatttcaatccttggcaacggcgccaaaaacttgatatgtggaaaatgatccaacacaaaactcaccggcaagtgtaccgggtcgcatcaagtaataaaactcacgggagtgaggtcgatcccacagggattgaaggattgagcaattttagtttagtggttgatttagtcaagtgaatcaagtattggttgagtgattttgtatccaacagtaagtaaatatcaggaaatgtaaagggagagggatgaattgcagaaattaaagagaactgaaagtaaaagagctgaatcttaaagaacaagaaattaaatgactgaaacttaaagtgcaagaaatgtaaattgcagtaacttaaagtgcaagaaatataaattgcttgaatggaaaagggatttgaggactgggatttcagaatttaagcaagggaaattaaattgcaacaattatcaaAGCAAGAGATGATTTGAATTTGACTAGATcttcaaacagaaatggaaaatgtgattgcagcagtggttcagcagaagaaccaaaaagagaaaatcagatctcaggactccagagactagatagcagagtctagatctcaattgccttcctagatccaagttcacaaagcaattaaagagaaattaaagattgcagCAGTAGAGGAAATGGAatttaactcaattatgcagtaggaaaatcaaagagatcttaaatggagattgagacagaagttcctcaattcttcacacttaagactcaaacaaaacccaGAAAACAAAACGATCAGAGGAGgaagaagtgaattctctcctccaattctcaagccaattttgcagaaaacagaaaaatggaaagtgagctctcaagttgactaaggatgaaaattaaaaatgaaagtaaGCTCTCTAAAAAAAAACCTGTCCtctaatcctaactaacacctatttatacactttctattttggatctaagaattttgagtgggctttttgatttggtgaagaaatgaattaagttggatttttgagtgaaattcagcccatgttgctcccaggaggttgctttgctcttgtggagggcagagcagggaagcCTTGCATGTGGATCCAACTAGCGTGCCAAATTGGGAggggcatcaggatgctgccctgcccttgtggagggcagggcaatgttgtcaTGGTGCGTCCAAGCTGCGCGCCCAAGCTCCCTTGCTGTGCGTGCTGGCCGTGCCAATTTGTGTGCCATGCACcaagaaatgctgccctgccctccacaagggcagagcAGCGCAAgctttccttgttcttgggtgagGTCCTAAGTTCGAAACTTGCTGGATGGCTTTTGTTGCcccttttttcttggttttcttggtGCCAAGGTAGCGCCTGGTCTCTTGCTTCCTCAAGGTCTTGTGTTCAATCCTTGGAGGTTGAAAACAAGctaattttggcttgttttccttCCTTTTGAACGCTACTTCCTTCCCTCTTGAgcttggttcgaaacccatggatGGCACTTGAAGAACAATTTCCTTGAATTTTTCCATGAGGAGTCCGAAactgctcttgaggagggcagggcagagattttccttctctcatttcttggcctagaattgtgctccgccctcaaggagggcagggcagtgaagccttgaatgcttggttcattgttgtgctcccttggagggcagtgtgctctcGTGGAGGGCAATGtggcttcctcccttccatgcgctACATTCTTTtcctccttgggtcacgctttcttaagccacgcttccttcttttcttcttttcttcacctacaaataatcaaaacaatcaatcaaagtatcactaaattcacaaagtttataaatcaattaaaaatcaattaaatttagcttaaacctcattatttagcatcaattaaatggtggttatttgattcaaataaaacatgcaattccactctaaattgcttacttagggtgcaagaaagtgcataaaaactagtgaaacaagtgaaattagcttgagaaataggtatatgatgacttgtcatcactcttcttttttctctgATGTAATATAAGTGTTGCTCCTCTACTACATTATTTGAATTCTGCTTGTTTTGTGAAGATCTGAATCTGATTGTGATTGTGATGAAACTCTAGGATGATGATAGTAACCTAGAATATGAGGTTGAAGCATTTTCCCCAATAAGTTCGGAAGTAGCATAAGAGACTGTGGCATGTGTGAAGGTGAAGGTCACTAGCCTTATACCTTCTCCAATTATACATTATATCTAGATTTCTTGCCTTAGATGGTTACACAGTgcttgtttgattgcatgttctCATGATTAAATTGCATTTTATTGAATCTAATGCCTACCTTAATTTCCATGTTTTACTTCTAAAAGAAGTCTATAATATATTTTACAATGTTTTGCAAATATGTTTCATACTGGACAAATATAAGACTAGCAATTGTGCTATTCTTTAACATTTCGCTGGCATGTTTATGTGAATTATTCATTCCTTAGGTAATGATTATTTCACTAAGTGAATCAACACCTAGTAGTTCAACAATTGAGGCTCCACTGACTATACATGCTTCAGTTTGCAATTCATCTAAAACTTCTAACAAGGGCATACAATCCTCTAGTTTAATGCAAAGAACAGAGATTATTTTTTTGGTTACTATTAAGAGACAGACACTGCCAGCTGTATCATTGACCGATAATATTAaaatcaagggattagatggTAGCAACATGGCTTCTAAAAAGCGGAAAATAGCATGGTCAGAGGAAAAGGACAATCTGCTACGAGATGTTGTTCAAAGATTTGGTGAAGGGCATTGGGCTACCATTGCAAAAGGAGGCAATGTTCCTGTTAAAAGGACTGCTAAACAGATAGATCAAGTAACTATTTCAACTTTAGCTTACAAATTATGTGATCTTTATATTAACTGTTGTTATTTAATTTCTCAGTATGAAAGTGAATGTTTAATTCAGTGTAAAGCAACATGTATGTGCAGAAGAAATATGTTATTAGAGGTAGCAATGGTTGCAAGGTTGGAGACGATAACAACAGCCTGTATATCTTAGTACTACCACTGTTACtacactttgatctatgaatatgTTATTGTTGCAAAATGCAAATGGGGGTTTGATTTGAAGTTGAAAAGAAAGTTGGTATCTTTGGTGCAGGGTCCTGATGTGGGAAGATGGGTTTTGCCAAGGAAGGAGTGCAAGTCTGGTGGAAGACATGGATGGAGGAGGAGAGGATCTAGTGAGAAAGGCCTTTAGCAAGATGTCCATTCAGTTATATAATTATGGAGAAGGATGGGTATTGGGTAGTTCTTTGTTTTGTGAAAATCTCCATGCTGTGTTTGTCTCTAATTGGGTGTCAACGaattaattttaatcttaatGTTTGGATGGGAACATGTTGATGGAAAAAGTTGCATCTCATAAGTGCCACAAGTGGGTCTTCAAAGAGCCCACAAAATGTGAGCCTAATATCTCCAACGACTAGCAGAGCTCCTTTGATGCTTTACCTCtcttaactctctctctctctctctctctctctctctctctctctctctctctctctctctctctctctctctctctctctctctcattattCTTCCCATGCTTTTAGCttcaaacaaaacaaacataatCCACCATTTAAATCTTATTTCTATTGCTTATGTGTACCTATCTCATGATTGATTGATTCATCccaatctttctttttttggccTTATTTATTGCAGCTTCCTCCTGAATGGACCGACTAATTTGATTCTGGCATTCAGGCCACTCCACAATTATTCTTAGGCCTCCCTTTATTATTGTTTCTtaaacatttatttttaatttaccaataaatttagttatttttcctCTTATTCTTTTTGGACAGACTATTGCTGTAATTCAAGCTGGACATAGCCTTATAAATTGTGggaatatataatttgaaatgaTTTGTTTACTAAAAACATTAGATAAGATAATTAGTTCAGAGAGGTTATCTGTTCATTTATTTTTGCAGTTGTTATGCCAATGTTGTACTACAGTGTTGCCATACTTTTGCAATAGATAAATTCCTGTCATTTTAAGAtctattaattcaaataatatggaGAGTAAACATGCACCTCATACTTTGCAGATAAAATACATGAAATATGGAGAAAAATATGAGCGTCAGAAAAGGATGATGGATCTTACTGTTGAGATAGAAGGGGACATAACAACCCTGCAGGAAGCTTATTTTGAGTTTATAGGCTTgtagtattttttgttgtttagattTGTAATATGATTTATTACTTTTCAAGAAAAATTTGTGTATCAACATTTTGAGTTTAATGAAATTCtcattttgtagtaattaatttcaatatatttatattatacataacaataataattgtTAGCAAAAATAATTGAGATTCTAAAGAAAAAGGTAGTTCATTGCTTCtaaaaaatgaatataatataactaaaaaaagtcTTAAGATTTTAGCGACAATAGTAATGGTCGGCAAAAGTGAATAATAttacaattttagaattatttttagtggcTATAGAAATTGTTGGTAAAATGGGTTTtggcggcaatagtaatggccaCTAAAAATGAATAATATTGCAACTTTAGAATTACTTTTGGTAgccatataaattgccaagaaaatggccgctaaaaattacatatttttttgCGGCCATTAAAAAAGTCTTTACCGGCAAATGTTATAATTGCCACTAAAACCTTTTAGCGATGAAGCATAAGACGGCTAATGTCTAATTGCTAGTAAATGTATTAGCATCTatttttattgccgctaaaaacaaaataaatggtcgctaaaaatgatttttcttgtagtgattgttAGGTGCGTTCCCTCTTTATATCATTCTTGTATATATTAATCTTAGATGTTAGTTGCTtggataaatttttgttttaggttGAATATTTGAATAGGTAATAATCTTGTTTTGAATTAACTTTTTCTTTTGCATTGTATGTTTAAGTCTTGGAAAGTCTTGTTTATGTTAAGTCTTGGTAAGATcttctaattttctttatttttctatgttgAATATTTGCTTGAGGAAGTGAATTTTCTTTGTTTGGGGTCTTAGAGTTTAGGAATTAGTTGTATCTTGTATGTGGTGAACTCTTGAAGGGTGTAAAAAAATGTGTCCTGATGGTCCCGCGTACGCGGCCCTATGCCCGCGTACGCAACCTTGCTTTTTTGGACCATTTCGCGTACGCAGTCACCTTCCGCGTACGCAACCCCCTCGAACATAGAGCACCATCTCCGTACAAGCTGTTCGCGTACGTGAACTTCCTTCCGCATGCATATAGGTTGTGTACACGAGCTCCAAAAAAAAATCATGTCATGCATACGCATTCATGGTTCCGCGTACGCATGACTCCCTTGTTtcacatatttttcttttcttatcttctctccatttcttttcttcttttctctttttctctcttttttccctTATTCAACCATCATCTATCACCACCATTAACCATCTACCTCCATCTTTAttcattagttagttagtttgaaTTTTCTATTTTAGTAGATTAATTGGTTAGGATAGGTTATCTTTTGGTGATAAGTGTtagattattgatttgatttgttgattG
The sequence above is drawn from the Arachis hypogaea cultivar Tifrunner chromosome 4, arahy.Tifrunner.gnm2.J5K5, whole genome shotgun sequence genome and encodes:
- the LOC140184115 gene encoding uncharacterized protein translates to MASKKRKIAWSEEKDNLLRDVVQRFGEGHWATIAKGGNVPVKRTAKQIDQKKYVIRGSNGCKVGDDNNSLVLMWEDGFCQGRSASLVEDMDGGGEDLVRKAFSKMSIQLYNYGEGWLPPEWTD